The Streptococcus marmotae genome contains the following window.
TTTGATATTGATGGCAATCAAAATCCGCTTTTTGAAGTTTTCATCTTCCGAAATCCAAAGGCATTACGCTTGATGACTTTGATAAGATTATTGGTAGCTTCCAATTTAGCGTTGGAATAAGGCAATTCCAAGGCGTTTAAAACCTTGTCCTTATCCTTTAGAAACGTCTTAAATACCGTCTGGAAAATAGGGTTAACAGTGGCTATTTCTTGCTCAATTAGGTCAAAGAAATGATCTGAGTTTTTCTCTTGGAAATGGAATAAAAGAAGTTGATAGAGTTCATAATGTTGTCGTAACTCATCTGAGTAGGATAGGAGCTTGTCTAAGATTTCCTTATTGGTCAAATGCATGCGAAAAGTAGGGCGATAAAACCGCTTGTCACTGAGTTTACGGCTATCTTGTTGTACCAGTTTCCAGTAGCGTTTGAGCGTCTTGTATTCATGCGATTTGCGGTCAAAAGCATTCATGATTTGGGTACGGACACGGTTCATAGCACGGCTGAGATGTTGCACAACGTGGAAGCGATCCAGCACGATTTTAGCATGAGGAAAAAGTTGTTTGGCTAGTTGATAGTAAGGGCTAAACATGTCCATAGTGATGATTTTAACGCGGTTTCTGACCTTTCTAGGGTATCTCA
Protein-coding sequences here:
- a CDS encoding ISL3 family transposase (programmed frameshift), giving the protein MEQLNLITNFLKMKDKNITITNECDMGTHLELHGHLDYTAPKCPSCKGQMAKYDFQKASKIPYLETAGYPLLIRLRKRRFKCKDCGKIAVAETPIVKKNHQISVAVNQKIAQLLIEKQAMTHIAHRLSISTSTVIRKLNEFKFETDWDKLPEVMSWDEYAFKKGKMSFIAQDFDTNNIIAILDGRTQATIRNHFLRYPRKVRNRVKIITMDMFSPYYQLAKQLFPHAKIVLDRFHVVQHLSRAMNRVRTQIMNAFDRKSHEYKTLKRYWKLVQQDSRKLSDKRFYRPTFRMHLTNKEILDKLLSYSDELRQHYELYQLLLFHFQEKNSDHFFDLIEQEIATVNPIFQTVFKTFLKDKDKVLNALELPYSNAKLEATNNLIKVIKRNAFGFRKNENFKKRILIAINIKKEKTNLVLSRC